The Dyadobacter sp. 676 DNA window CTGCCACAATTTTCCAGCTCTTACCTAATGCAAATCGCTGGTCCGTCAGCGCCATTCGCTGCGGAAGCGGCAGCAAGCCGGAACCTGGCCGGCCGTTTCCGGCGGATAATTTAGCCGACGCCGCAATCTGTGCAAAGGTGTGGCCGTGCAGGATTATGCAGCAGTAAATGAACAGGAAGAACTTCCGGCAAATGGCAATCGTCTTCAAGGGGAAATTTTTAAGGGTTCGGGTAAATTAAAAAACAATCCGCGGTTACCCGCAATTAATAACCTTCGTTTTGCACAATCGCCGGGCTGCTGGTCGTCACCACCAGCGTCGGGATCGGGTACAGGAGCTGGTAAGGTTTGATCGGCGTCGAAATGCCCACCGTGCTTTTGCCGGGGCCGGATACTTTGGAGTTCATCACCGTCAGCGCGCGGTCGGTGCGCAGCAGGTCGAACCAGCGATGCCCTTCGAATGGCGATTCGAGCCGTTCTTCGTCATATACTGCGTTCTTAAAGGTTTCGTAAGTCAGACCGGCCAGATCCGCAAGGCCAGCGCGTTTACGCACCTGATTGATTGCCGCATAAGCATCGGCTACCGGACCTTTGTTCACTTCATTCAATGCTTCGGCATAGTTTAGCAAAACATCCGCATAACGGACAACATACCAGTCTGCGCCCGAATCGGCGTAACCGCCGCCCGTCTCACGCTCCACATAACCGCGGACATACTTCGCAGCCACAAAAGCACCGCCGAGCGTATAGCCGTCGGCGATATTGTTCCGGCGGACATCGCCTTTGGTATAGGCGTTCGCAATGTCATCGGTCGGTTGGTTAAATCCGTAAGCGCCGCCGGATGGGATCGTGATCCCTTCCGAGCCGGTAGGCGCAAAGTGGTTGGGAAGGTTGGAGCCCAGGCCATTGGCCGCGCCTTTGTATTGCACCTGCAAAACCGCCTCGGAATTACCCTGCTGGCCGGCTTTGTACAAATCGGCATACACGGATAGGAGCTTGTAAGTGCCCGATGAAACGACTTTCCTGAATTCCGCAGCGGCCTCGGCGTATTTTTTCTGGGTCAGATAAACCTGTCCGAGCAGGCTTTGCGCAGCGCCTTTGGTTATTCTTCCCGTATTGGCGTCATCATAAGTTACCGGTAGCAAACCCTCGGCCTTCGTCAAATCGGCCTCGATCTGCGCGTACACTTCCTGAACCGACGCCCGGCCGACGCTGTAACTCGCATCGATGTCCGTCACAGGTTCGGTAACGAGGGGCACACCGCCGTAAAGCCGCACCAGATTAAAATAGGCGAGCGCGCGCATGGCCGATGCTTCGCCGGTGTATTGTTTTTTCAAATCATCGCCTACCGGAGAACCGTCGATGCGTACAAGAATGCTGTTCGTCCTGGCGATCAGGGCGTAGCTCGTTTGCCAGAACGCGGTAAGGTGTTCGTTGTCAGTTGTTTCCCTGAACTCGTCGATGTTTCGTTTGGCATCGTTGCCCGACGCTCCCGCGACCAGTTCGCTGGTATTGTCGGAACGAAGGTCCACCAGCAGGGAATAGTACCCGTTGCCCGAATATACTTGCGCCAGTGCGGAATATGCGCCCACTACGGCCTGGGTGAAGTCGGATTCGGTTTTGAAAAAGTCCGTTTCGCCGATCTGGGAAATGGGTTTGGATTCCAGGAAATCTTCGCAGGAGGTTGCTGAAAATGCAAGGACAACCAGGGCGACAGCGATTTTTATATTTTTTGAGATCATGTCAGTCAGTGTTAAAGGTTGATCTGGAATTAACGGGATCAGAAACCGAGGTTAAGACCAAATACAATGGTCCGGGCCATGGGGTAAGTACCATAGTCGATGCCGGGTGTGAGCGCGGATGAAATCCATGGATCCCCTTCGGTCGTATTCACTTCCGGGTTATAGCCCGAGTACTTTGTAAATGTGTGCAGATTCTGGATGTTCATATAAATCCTTGAGTTCCTGAGGATTGTGCCATTGAGCACTTTGCCGAGGCGATAGCCGATGGTCACGTTTCGGATGCGCAGGAAAGAGGCGTCGTCAACCAGGTAGGATGAAATCGTACGGTTGTTGGCCGAGCTGCCCGCGCCGAACGTTTTGCCGTCACCCGGCTCTTCCGGCGACCGCCAGTAGTTAACGGAAATGGTTCCGTTGTTGCGGTAAGCGCTGCGTTTGGTAAGATTTATTACTTCCACATCCTGAACACCTTGCAGCGAGAACCCGAAGTCGAGGTTTCCGTAAGTGAAGCTGTTGGTCATCCCGTAAGTGAATTTGGGGAGGTTGTTGCCGATAATGGTCTTATCCGAATCGTTGATCTGGCCGTCGCCGTTCAGGTCCCTGAATTTGGCGTCGCCGGCGTAGGTATTCGGCAAATGTGCCGAGTTGTTCACTTCATCCTGCGTATTGTACACGCCGTCGAAAATATAGCCGTAGTAACTTCCCAGCGGTTGGCCGATCTGTGTAATGTGCGTCAAGGAGTTTTCCTGCGCGCGGTTGGCAACGATGATCGGCGTGCCGCCCGCACCCAGCGATTCCACTTTGTTGGTATTGAAGGAAATGTTGGCATTGGTGGTCCAGGTGAACTTGGAAGTCTTGAAATTCCGCGTTTCCAATGCGATTTCGAGTCCTTTGTTACGCAGACTTCCCAAATTACGCAATGCGGTTTCATAGCCGGTCGAAAGCGGCACGGGCACATTGAGTAGCAGGTCGGATGTGAGCTTGTTATAGTAATCCACATTCAGGAAAACGCGGTTTTGAAAAAGCCCGAGATCGAGGCCCAGGTCCAGTTCTTTGGCCTTCTCCCATCCCAGATTGGCATTACCCAGCGAACCTTGCGCCAAACCGCTCGCGATATTACCGTCGCCGGAACCCAGGATGTAGTTACTGCCATAAATCAGTCCTACCGAAGCATAATCGGGAATCTGGTTGTTGCCGATCAGACCATAGCTGGCCCGCAGCTTCAACTCGCTCACCGCGGCCACATTTTTCATGAACTCCTCCTGGCTGATCCGCCAGCCCGCCGAAGCGGAAGGGAAGTTACCCCATTTGTTGTCCGAACCGAAGCGCGACGACCCGTCACGACGGAAAGTGGCCGTCAGAAAGTATTTCTCGTCAAAATTATAAGTCACGCGGCCCAGAATCGAAAGCAATGTCCATTGTGACCGGAGCGAGCTTCCGCCGGTTACGATACCCGCATTCAGTGTAGGTACCAGGTCGTTCGGGAAGCCGTTGGCATTGACAGCCGTGGAGTTGAAGGACGATTTCTGTTCCGTCAAACCCGCCAGCACATTCACATGATGCCGCTCCGCAAAGGAATTGTCGTAAGTCAGCGTGTTCTCGTTGATCCAGCTGATGTTGGTAGCCGCGTAAGACCGGCCGAATGACGGGTTTACACTAATAAAAGAAGGCGAGAATTTGTTGTTGCTGAATGTGTTGACGTCGGCATTGATACTGGTTTTAAATTGAAGATTTTTCAAAATATCAACAGTAGTGAACATGCTACCCACCGTGCTGAACTGGTTCATGGTGTTCTTGATACCCTCCCCGAATGCCAGCGCATTGTTGTAAATGATGTTCTGCGTCGTACCATCGTCGAAATGCAGCGTGTAG harbors:
- a CDS encoding TonB-dependent receptor, which gives rise to MGNRVFTENYNSLRRACGVPLRMLFAMLLLFLCFSTAQAQTAGRGNQVTVNGQVTEKATGQPLVGVSIRVKGGTDGVASDANGNYKIQVPASSTLLFTYIGYGDVEEPVGNRSTISPQLESSDKALNEVVVVGYGSQQKRELTGSIASVSSRQLQDRAVVSFGEALAGQMAGVQVQQTSAAPGGGISLKIRGTGSITAGTQPLYVVDGVPLDNSVSNASAQGGDIGDQSPVNPLAAINPGDIQSIDVLKDAAATSIYGSRGSNGVVLITTKTGAAGKAQITINASYGFQEIAKKVGIMSNQQYAQRSIDQRNTDWVRAGGKATDPNSVRSGPQYKIPDEFKNAASLPFTDWQDLLYRRAPMQNYQISASGGTENARYYLSGNYQNQEGIVINSGFKKYAFRLNVDAKVSDRVKVGFRVAPSYTNNRIATTGGIQDYGAIATTVMSVPGLYPARKPDGTYATSYTLHFDDGTTQNIIYNNALAFGEGIKNTMNQFSTVGSMFTTVDILKNLQFKTSINADVNTFSNNKFSPSFISVNPSFGRSYAATNISWINENTLTYDNSFAERHHVNVLAGLTEQKSSFNSTAVNANGFPNDLVPTLNAGIVTGGSSLRSQWTLLSILGRVTYNFDEKYFLTATFRRDGSSRFGSDNKWGNFPSASAGWRISQEEFMKNVAAVSELKLRASYGLIGNNQIPDYASVGLIYGSNYILGSGDGNIASGLAQGSLGNANLGWEKAKELDLGLDLGLFQNRVFLNVDYYNKLTSDLLLNVPVPLSTGYETALRNLGSLRNKGLEIALETRNFKTSKFTWTTNANISFNTNKVESLGAGGTPIIVANRAQENSLTHITQIGQPLGSYYGYIFDGVYNTQDEVNNSAHLPNTYAGDAKFRDLNGDGQINDSDKTIIGNNLPKFTYGMTNSFTYGNLDFGFSLQGVQDVEVINLTKRSAYRNNGTISVNYWRSPEEPGDGKTFGAGSSANNRTISSYLVDDASFLRIRNVTIGYRLGKVLNGTILRNSRIYMNIQNLHTFTKYSGYNPEVNTTEGDPWISSALTPGIDYGTYPMARTIVFGLNLGF
- a CDS encoding RagB/SusD family nutrient uptake outer membrane protein, with the protein product MISKNIKIAVALVVLAFSATSCEDFLESKPISQIGETDFFKTESDFTQAVVGAYSALAQVYSGNGYYSLLVDLRSDNTSELVAGASGNDAKRNIDEFRETTDNEHLTAFWQTSYALIARTNSILVRIDGSPVGDDLKKQYTGEASAMRALAYFNLVRLYGGVPLVTEPVTDIDASYSVGRASVQEVYAQIEADLTKAEGLLPVTYDDANTGRITKGAAQSLLGQVYLTQKKYAEAAAEFRKVVSSGTYKLLSVYADLYKAGQQGNSEAVLQVQYKGAANGLGSNLPNHFAPTGSEGITIPSGGAYGFNQPTDDIANAYTKGDVRRNNIADGYTLGGAFVAAKYVRGYVERETGGGYADSGADWYVVRYADVLLNYAEALNEVNKGPVADAYAAINQVRKRAGLADLAGLTYETFKNAVYDEERLESPFEGHRWFDLLRTDRALTVMNSKVSGPGKSTVGISTPIKPYQLLYPIPTLVVTTSSPAIVQNEGY